The genomic DNA TGTTTGTTTTAGAGAAGGGGGGGAAGTAAAATAACAAGAGCTAAGGCAGTAGCTGGAAATTCTGTCGTCAGCCAAGGTAGGACAGTGAGAGGAATCCAGCTAAATGACCTAGGTTTCACTCAGTGGGAGCTCACGATTGCTCCTTGCAGCCTGGCATTCAAACCATTTCATGCAAGACACAGCAGGCTGTGTTGACCAAGAATGGCAGCCACGCAACCCCATCGCATCTGCTCCCTCCCAGACTTTGTCCTCTTCCATCAAAAGGTGGGTTCCAACGTCAGAAGCGACTCCTGGGCCCCTGTGATAAAAGTTAACACAGCTCCCCCGTTGTGTTCTCACTGGGATTTTATCCATGGAACCTGGCCACCCTACTGTGAGGAAATCTAGGTCATGTGGAAAGGAACCAAAGTTGCAGGCTTCACCCCCGCTGAGGAGCTTCCAGCATCAACTACCAGATAACTAAGGGAGATGTCTCAGGATCCAGTTCTCTGGGACTTTAGAGACAGTGAACTTTCACAGAACAgaactttttttcctctctctctctctctctctctctctctctctctctctctctctctctctNNNNNNNNNNNNNNNNNNNNNNNNNNNNNNNNNNNNNNNNNNNNNNNNNNNNNNNNNNNNNNNNNNNNNNNNNNNNNNNNNNNNNNNNNNNNNNNNNNNNNNNNNNNNNNNNNNNNNNNNNNNNNNNNNNNNNNNNNNNNNNNNNNNNNNNNNNNNNNNNNNNNNNNNNNNNNNNNNNNNNNNNNNNNNNNNNNNNNNNNNNNNNNNNNNNNNNNNNNNNNNNNNNNNNNNNNNNNNNNNNNNNNNNNNNNNNNNNNNNNNNNNNNNNNNNNNNNNNNNNNNNNNNNNNNNNNNNNNNNNNNNNNNNNNNNNNNNNNNNNNNNNNNNNNNNNNNNNNNNNNNNNNNNNNNNNNNNNNNNNNNNNNNNNNNNNNNNNNNNNNNNNNNNNNNNNNNNNNNNNNNNNNNNNNNNNNNNNNNNNNNNNNNNNNNNNNNNNNNNNNNNNNNNNNNNNNNNNNNNNNNNNNNNNNNNNNNNNNNNNNNNNNNNNNNNNNNNNNNNNNNNNNNNNNNNNNNNNNNNNNNNNNNNNNNNNNNNNNNNNNNNNNNNNNNNNNNNNNNNNNNNNNNNNNNNNNNNNNNNNNNNNNNNNNNNNNNNNNNNNNNNNNNNNNNNNNNNNNAACACCCAAGGTTGTTTTCTGCCCTCTGTGAACAACtgcatgtacatacaaacatgtatgctcgcgcgcacacacacacatacacagtcagtATGTACTCGGCATGTACCTAAGTAGTAGGGCACCTTGCCCAATAGGCAAAGACTCTGGGTTCAACCCCCCAATACAactaaaatttttcttaatttatttatttttatgtggcttggtggtttgcctgcatgtatgtctgtgtgagggttccctggaactgtagttgtgagcccactgtgtgggtgctgagaatcgaactcaggacctctggaagagtaatcgGTGCTcggaaccactgagccacctctccagccccacaactaaaattttttaaaatatttttatggtttatttaactttattttatgcccATTGGTGTgaagctgtcagatcccctgcatctggatcttcagacagttgtgagctgccatgtgggtgctgggaattgaacccaggtcactctggaagagcagtcagtgctcttaaccactgagccatctctccagcaccctaaaattttttaagaatgtaatttttttgctgggcagtgcacacttctaatcccagcactcgggaagcagaggcaggtagatctctgagttcgaggccagcctggtcggcagaacaagttccagaacagaggagacaacatagaaaaaccctgtctcagaaaagtaaaaccaaaacaaaaaaaaaaaaccaaaatttagatttttctccAAAAGCCAGAAAGGGACAATTCTAACAGAAAAGGAACAATAGaatttgttgttactgttgttaaTTTTCTTGGTATCTTTCAGGATGTCATTATCGAAGTACGTAGAGTGTTTCATTTTCCCAGTGCCTCTGAGACTTCACCTTTGAAAACACAGAGATTCCAAAGCCTTTCTGCCACACACCTCTACTTTGTCCGGGTAAGTTGTTGGGTCGAACTGCATCTGTGTAGGCTATTCATCCTTTCCTttgtaaacattaaaatacaGTCTATAAAATGTTGTTTGCATGACCGAAACAAAGTAGAACATACAAGGAGTCCGCTTGTCCTTAGAGAGGCCTATGATTTGGGGCAGCATTCAGAGCGAGACACGGTGCTACCTGGAAGCCCTGCCTTGCCTTTGGCCTTTGAGGACTCCCGTCAAAGTCTTTGGTTGTACTTTATTTTCACCTTGTGTCATCAAACCAACGCACATCAAGGgctgaataaatatttgtgagTTGTTTGAACTCTGTTCTGTGCCCTTCAATTCTCTTTGGACTTTAAAGACGTTTCAAAGATCCGGCTCCCCAAACCGGGCCCCCTCAGAGCCAATTGCGCCAAGTGAGCGCCGGGGACGCAAGGAGTGAATGTCTGAAAGTCTTGCAGGATATTTGGGAAAGTGCATGCGAGAAACTGCATATCAATTGACTGCAGAAGTAATCCTTGTGAAGCCTCATAAGGTCTGCGGACTGGTTTTCTAAGGGCCTTTCAAGAATTCTGTCCTACAGCCGGCCACCACAGGGACCTGGTGTTTCTGGATCCTTCTCCCCTATCTACCCAACCCCATTGCCTGCACTGGTTAATTCTCTGGCTGGTTGCCTTTTGTCCTACAGATCTCCACTTTTTCTCTTGCCCTCCCTCACCCTGGCTTCCTCCCACAAATTTCTGCCAGAGGACTCAAGAGGGAGGAGGTGAGCTGCTCTCAGAAGTCTCCCTCCCTTGGGGGAGGGGTATGAGCAAGGGTCAGGGCCAGGTCCAGCAGTACGAGCACAGTGTGCTAGCCAGAGATCTTTAGGAACCTCAGTTTTGTAATTGATGTGCTAATCGGCCCCGGGGTTGGGCAACTTCTctttggagaggaaggaaagaagctaCCAGATGAACTGACACATCTCTGGCGACACACACAGCAGCCTGGCCTTTCATGATTCGGCTGTGGCATCCAGGTCATGCAACCTCTGGTTCCTCCACTTCCTCGGCTGTAAAATGGAGGCGCCACTTCCTCTCCAGTGCCCCAGGATGTTGTAAAGAGGACCCAGTACTGATGACTAGCAGTTTAAAGTAGACAGAGCCTCAAAGGTCAGCACGCGCGCATGTACAGTATGTGGTACCTATATCATGGAGTTACACATACCCTTTTCATTTTATCCTTCAGCAAGTGTCACCAACCCTTCACCAGAAGGTTGGAATTAAGATAAGCATTTACTGGAATGCTGGAATGCGAACCAAGCACTCACTCACTTAAcagatgagggggaaaaaaaaactcaggggCTGCCCATGGCTACTCCTTTCACCAGTGAAAGAACAAGAGACGCACCTCGCCCCTTCCAATTTTAAGGTCCACGCAAATCTCCCTTTTCGTTCCTCTGAAGGCTGTCGGTATCCTTATCCCCAGACAACCCTTCCTATTTCCACTTTGAACCCTAAAATCTGTTCACACCATTAACCGCTGCACGCCCTGAGGTTTCTGCATTGCCCACAAAACCTGCAGACGACCCCCTCTCCTCCAAGGGCCCCGCTCCTCCCAACACGAGGCCCAGAAGGTAGTGCTTTCTCCCAGACTGGAGGATGGTACTAATGGGGACAGCAAACGAAGGAGCCTGTAGCGCTGCAGCTGCTGCCAAAGGTTGCCCTAGTAACGGTGAGGGCTCCATTCAGGAAACCAACCCAACTCCGAGAAGGAAAATGATAGCCTTCACTTGGCTCCTTGCAAACAGGggtaacaggaagaaaaagaggtgCAGGCAGGGTGAGCTGAGGGCCCAGGCTGTAGTTACAAGCTCCCACCTTTCAGAGGAGGAAACGCAGAAAAGAACACAGCACTTTGAATCTTCTAGTCTGTATGAACCGTAAAAAATCGCCCTTTTAACATGAACCCTTTTGTGGGAATAGAGGAAGCAGGCACCCTTGCGTTCAGCAGCCTTACGAAACAATATGCCAGGAGGGGAGGAACCCCAAACACTGCAACTTTACGGGAGCCCTAAACTCTTCTCGCTGGCTCTCCTTTGCTCAGCCCGGTGACAAAGACCATTTGCTCCCAATTTATTGGAAAGGTCTTTTACCTCACAGCTTGAGCTGCTTAAATGCTGCAAGCGCCCTCTCCCCAAACCCCTCTCAGACATTTGCTGAATGGACCCGGGCTCAATTAGGCTCCCTCCACAGGTTCAGCTCACACTGTGACCCTGCACGGCTTCCTGCTATTCATATGTGTTACTTCCCCTTTGTGGTAATGGCTTGTGGCACTTGGCCAGAAAACATTATTAATTTCAGAAGCGGGCTGACAAACAACAAACCCGCAGTGAAACAGGAGGAAGTGCCGGGGAGGCCAGCTGTCGGCTTGAGCCCAGCAGTAGGAACTCTCAGTGTCTGCAAGTTCTGGGAGGGATAGAGATGATGAACAACGAAGGGGGAATGCACTAAAATTACCCAcagcgcccccacccccaccaaccccccccacccctgcagaaaaagaaaaaaagagagagaaaagaaatcagagaaagggaggaatgaAAGCACTCGGCTACTTGAGCTGCAGCTGGACAGGAAACGCGCTGCTCGCAAATCCCTACTTTGAACAGGCAGTTTAGGGAATGCCAGGAACGGAAACCCTTCAGAGCGGGATTAGCGGGAGCCAAGTTGAACGGCCATCCATTTCTGCTTTCTGGGTCCCTGCTGACCTGGGACACCCAAATAGGAGCCTGACTTCGTTATTTTTCTGCAGTTTTGTTTTTGGACTTAgtcgcttaaaaaaaaaaattcactcccAGGCAGGTTGACACAGGATGCTTATAGAATGAAAGCCACTTCCCAGTGGCATGCAGACTACCAAAGAGCCAGACAGAAGTCTCCAGTGTCCCCCTTAGGTGAAAAGCTCATTTTCCCATTTCAAAATGATGGCGCTCAGGTGTGAGATGCCAAAATCTATGCCTAGCACTTTTGATTCTAATACACATGGCTTCCACGTTTGGTTTACATACTTCCGTGCTCAGAAAAaaagtctccaaaaaaaaaaccaggatgcCCAGCTCAGAAGGAAACCTCAACAGTCTATAACCGAGGTGCAGTGGAGGTCCTAAAACAGCTAAGCACATAAGCAGATTTCACCCAAGTGAACACTTACGACCACTTGCAAGTCCACGAGAAAGCCAACACGCCATTAGAATGCCATGTGCATAAAACAAGGGACCCACTTTAGCATCTGCTAGATAACTTTCAGAAGAACCAGAcagcctggaaaaaaaatgattatctcTAGTTCCTTCCTGGTATGCCAAAGGATTATGGAGTATTGGATCCTGAAGGACAGAGGTTAACATGTGGCTGCCATTATCCTGGCACAGCCTTTTTTTTGGCAATTTATGGATAGCCAAATCTTACAACAAGGCATATATTAGGGACTTCATCTTCCCAGGGGAGGGAAACTTTAATTAAGCCTCAACTACTCATAAACATTATCTGTATGTATGACGCAGTATACCCATGAGGTCCTcttgataagaaaattaaattcatgAACTGTGTTGGAAAAGCATTCATAATAAGTAACCCCGCCTTGGCCACCACTAAAGCTTCACAGTCCCCACTACTTCAATGAGTTACTTCATACACTAGGGagacatctaaaaataaaaacgcATTCAGTAGCcaaaatagttatttattaataatttaaggTTTTTTACATTCTTATAATAAATTCCAGCTGAAAACTTTACACTGTGAACATCACGGAGCAACTTAATCCTCCCGCCTCCAGAACCCGCTGCATCCCACCTGTCAAATGGGTACCCATgctcacacgcacacagacacacacttccagtttatcatatattttttttctaaaaggaaagaaaccaaccATAAGTATGGCATTTGAGGTGACGCTCCCTGAAGAATTTTGTACAGAGGTAATATACTGTTTAGCACAGCTgaagtaaaaaaggaagaaaaaggaaaaaaaaaagaaaagaaaaaaagtgaaccCACAATTTTGGTGTCTTTCCAAGATACCCACTTTGAGACAATATAAGCCAAATATTTACAAAGGTAAGGCAGAGTCAAAGtacattaaggaaaaaaaaatcacaaggaagATATACGAAAGACTCCAGACTGCACCATAATAAAGTCTCAGCAATAGTATCTGTGACAACATCTTTAGAATTGGTACAATAAGGTCAAGCATGCTGCAAATATACCCTTTGGATTAGAAAAGAGcaaaattttccttattttcttttcattttaagaagtggcacacactgctctttctccccctttgGACTTCTTTTAAACCcatcaaagataaaaaaaacaaaaacaaaaaacaaaaacacaagccaAACAAACACTGTCAAGTGATTTAAGATCAAATATTTACAATAATCAAAGAAGAgtatcagttttgtttttaatcttccaAACCGATACCACAAATACAGAGCTAAAATCTCTTTGGCTCCACTGTACGCAAAGTTGAATCTGTCTTCACTGAAGACAATATAGAGTTAGTTCCAGATGCATCAGGAAACAGTCATACAAGGCCCTAAAGAACACATGCCCCTACCCTGCTTCTTGGTCCTACCCTCCTCATCTGGATGGATGTCCAGTCCCTGCTTGGGTAGGCTGGGGGTAGAGGAGCAAACCTATTGCCTGGATCCAGACAGCATGTCCTGTCCTTCCAAAAGAAAGAATGGAGCAAATCTCTCCCTCTGTAATAACCAATTTTGCACTTGGCAACCTTGTCTAATACAGACAGCTGGTGACATTTTGACACCTGGGGccacacacaaagaaagcagCCTGCTCACTGCTGCCCAAGAGAAACTGCTGAAGGATGGGACACTCCCAGCTAGGCAAGTTGAGTGCCTTTCACGTAGATTGCAGGGAGTCCACCTGGTAGACATTCTGGTTGGCAGGGGCGGTGAAGTATAGCTGCTGAGCTGGGACCCGGTTGTCACAGGGGCTGCTGAGTCCCAGTGTCCTTTCAAAGTCAAGCAGTTGGCCCATGAAGTTGAAGTTCGGGGAGATGTTGGATTTCTTCATTTTGACGATGTCGTAAGCATCGTTCATGGACAGGTTGAGCTTCTGCATAAGGTAAGCAACGGTCACGGTGACGGAGCGGCTGATGCCTGCCAGGCAATGCACCAAGACACCGCAGTTTTTGCCTCGGGCTTCATCTGTGAACACAAAgagaggcaaggtctcactagaCTGAAAACCACCTTCTGCGAAAGCTCAGCCTAAAATCTGAACCAAGAAGGGACATGAAGAGACAATCGTGTGTGGCAGTTGAGCCCTAAAGGCGGCAGGAAAATGTATAACCGAGATAAACACGTACACTGAACACAATGACATATTTCAGATGGTTCCCGCAAAGAGAACTTTTGTATTAAGTTTctacccacaaaaaaaaaaaaaaaaaaaaaaaactccttaatGTGTACATTCTTCGCCTCGGCATGTGAATACCAGAAACCCTGCAATATGGTCCTGAATGCCTctcagacagacaagcagactgCAAGGGTCTATTAAATTATTCTCCAACTGTTGTACAGCTAACAATGGAGGTATTCAggcattttaaaagagagagggaagtcACAGGGGACAGCCATTAGGAAGAACAGGATGTCTACAGGGCCTGAGAATGAGTTCCTTTGTAAGGGGAAATGCACTACAAAGCCTGGAGATTCGCTCCACTTAGGCTCCAAGCCCACACTTCTTCCTGCTGAGATCAGGTTACCCAGAGTCTCCCTGTCACCAGCAGGGTACTGTAGCATTCGGCTGGGTATCATTGAAATGCAAACTGCTTTCCAACAACTAACTTGGGTGTCCTAAAATAACTCCTGGgtcttttttaaatgataaagcaAGACCAGGAGTGTCTTAAGAGAGGGCTTCTCCTTAACTCTGTCTTCACACTCCCACCCTGTCAGGGAAATACACACCAGGTGGGAACCGCCTCCTTTTAAATGTACGGttggagaaaatgtttcaaatgGTCCCCACAATCTGCTATGTCAAAAAGCCCCCGTTTCCTTTAGCAAGAAGGTAAACCAGAGATAAGAGCGCTCTAGGAACGGTAGGGACCTGCAGGCCAGCAAACTGGCTTGCAGGGAAAACAGATTAGTATCTTCAACTCCGTGAATGACTGTAAATTAAGTCTCACCTATGAAAGAAATGGCCTCAGGGAAAAACTGGGACAGGTTTTGGCTCCAGTGATCCGAGATGGGGATTTGCTTGTATTTGAACTCCCCTGCATTCTCAAAGAGGTTGGGCAAATTGGGGGTGACATTCAAGATGTACTTGATGCCAAACTCCTCCAACACGTCCAAATTGGTAGAGTCCTTGGCACAGCCCAGGTAAAGGAAGGGCAAAATCTCCACCGGGAAGGAAGGCTGGCTGTTGGACAGCGGGCTGCCATCGGAGTCCGTTGCACTATTGGGGTCTCGGTCAAGGTCAGACTCAATGTCCGAGGATGAGTCGGAGCTGATCCGCAGGCCCCCGAGCCCCAGCACTGGCAAGGGCGGGGAGCTGCTGCTGCACGAGCCGTCTAGATTAGTCTCGCAGTGCAGGGAGAACtcagcctggaacttactgaaGCCACCTGCCAGAACAAGAAAAGCAATCTTGTAACCAGAGATGCCATAGTAATTTTCAGCCTGTGAGAACCGCAGCTGGGTGCAGGAAACACTACAGGCCGGCACCCAATGAACCCCCTGCGGTTCTAAGAGAAACACACTTTAGACAAGACCGGCTGCTTCCCCAGGGAACTCTTTTTCATTTGAAGCCGGAAATGCATAAAATGACCACTTTTTTAATAGTACTTGGTTTTTTAGAACCCTTGGCGgagcgggggggtggggggaggaggtcGGTGGCCAGGGAGGAGAGGTTACCACGCGGCTCCAGCTCCCCTAAGCGGACAGCACGCCGTGGTAGCTACCTCGCCGGCGACTTCCCCAGACGGCAGCCCTACCCGCGAGCCCTGCACCCGGGGCTCACGACCTACCTTCCAGGTAGAACGCCCGGCAGCCTTCGTCTTTGAGTTTCTTGAGCAGCAGCCCGAGGACCGACTCTCCACCTGTGTTCTCATTCCAGTCGCTGCTGTTTTCGTCGTAGAGCACTACGGTGTCGGTGCCGCAGCGCCTGGTAAAGCGGTCCCGGTCCTCGCAGCGCGTGAATAGCGCGCGCACCGGCAGGTTGCCCTTCTGCAGACGCCGCAACATGATGCCCGGGATGGCCACGTTGATGGCCGATTCGATGTGCGACGATTCATACAGCTCCTGCGGTCGGCAGTCCATCAGCAGCAGCCGTTCGTTGCCCAGCTCCAGCTGCTCGTTGAGCCACGCCACCGTCTTGCTGATCGCCATTTCCGACGCGAAGGGCACGGGTCTGAGCGTATCTATCATGGGGGTCGAGCTGCAGGAGAAGGCGGGGTGCCTAGCAGACGCCCCTCGAGGCAGGCATAGGCTGAGCACGCCGCGCGAAGCTGCCGCTCTCGGAGCGGGGTTCGATTCTGCCTTGCCTTTCCCAAGCCGAGGCTACCGGTTAGAGAAAGCGACACAGGAGGCAAGCCGGTGGTCCCTCTGCGCCGGGCTGCAGGGATCGCTCTTGGAGTCAGCGAATCTCTCTGAATGAAGGTACCCAGTTTTGTTCCTCCCCAGTGAATGAAATCCAATTAATTCGGACTCCGTGCCActgggaggggaaaaagaaaagaaaaaaaaatctagcggCTCCTAATCCTTCCCTCTAAGGCTGCACCTCAGATCCAGCCGGGTTGGATTCAAGACTCGGTTTGCTCCCAGTCGCAAGGACTCCGGGAGAGCACACCCCCTAAGCGAGGCAGCTCCTCAATGGATACAAACAGCCAGCGTCTCAATGGATACATTCTCTCGGCCAGCCAATGAGCGCGCTGCGGAAGGGGCTGTTGCCGTGGGGACGGGCCGGCTGGAACAGGTTGTGTTGATGAATTGTTAATGAGTTTGTCATTCACAAAAACGGAAAGGAATTTCCGCTCCGGATAAGCCCCAGTGCAAACAAGCTGCAACTGCGGGCTCGgcgggaggaaggagaaagaagaggaggcggttgtggtggtggtggtggaggaggagcagggcaCATAAACCAGGGCACTTCAGTTGTCTCGTGTTTccttctgttgagagttcacaCTTCGCGTCGAACTCTTTGCTCACCAATGGTGCAATTAGCAAGCACAAAAACCCTTTTTCGCGACTCTTGCTCTCTCAAGCTAGCTTTAATAAAACTTGATGGGTTCCGCCACCCGTTTTTTTATTCCCTCCAAACTCTAGACCCTCCATACCCCCCCCTCCCCGTCCTTCTTTAGATCCTGTGTGGCATTTATTTGGC from Microtus ochrogaster isolate Prairie Vole_2 chromosome 24, MicOch1.0, whole genome shotgun sequence includes the following:
- the Dusp6 gene encoding dual specificity protein phosphatase 6; protein product: MIDTLRPVPFASEMAISKTVAWLNEQLELGNERLLLMDCRPQELYESSHIESAINVAIPGIMLRRLQKGNLPVRALFTRCEDRDRFTRRCGTDTVVLYDENSSDWNENTGGESVLGLLLKKLKDEGCRAFYLEGGFSKFQAEFSLHCETNLDGSCSSSSPPLPVLGLGGLRISSDSSSDIESDLDRDPNSATDSDGSPLSNSQPSFPVEILPFLYLGCAKDSTNLDVLEEFGIKYILNVTPNLPNLFENAGEFKYKQIPISDHWSQNLSQFFPEAISFIDEARGKNCGVLVHCLAGISRSVTVTVAYLMQKLNLSMNDAYDIVKMKKSNISPNFNFMGQLLDFERTLGLSSPCDNRVPAQQLYFTAPANQNVYQVDSLQST